A genome region from Fervidobacterium changbaicum includes the following:
- a CDS encoding DUF554 domain-containing protein: MRNLSYLLPAIVNSVAVVFGSSIGFLFRKGISERFRRVLFAAVGLSTIGIGLKMILGANNFLIVLFSMVVGGVIGEFFDLEGKLKAIGDNIKEGDFSTGFVTSSLLFLVGPMTIVGSITAGLNGDGNIIYTKSLLDFISSIVLSSTYGLGVMLSALSVLVIQGGITLFASLLTFLTSPVYLNDLVAVGGLMVFGIGLRILEIKDPKVGNYLPALLVSPVLTFLTSFLK, translated from the coding sequence ATGAGAAATCTGTCGTACCTTCTTCCTGCGATTGTTAACTCGGTCGCTGTGGTTTTTGGAAGTTCAATAGGTTTCCTTTTCAGAAAAGGAATATCCGAAAGATTTCGAAGGGTACTTTTTGCTGCCGTAGGGCTTTCTACAATCGGTATAGGTTTAAAGATGATTCTTGGAGCTAATAACTTTCTTATTGTGTTGTTTTCAATGGTTGTTGGTGGTGTGATTGGAGAGTTTTTTGATTTGGAAGGAAAACTGAAAGCCATTGGTGACAACATCAAGGAAGGGGACTTCTCAACAGGGTTTGTAACGTCATCTCTGCTTTTTCTTGTTGGACCTATGACCATTGTAGGTTCAATAACGGCAGGATTAAATGGGGATGGAAATATCATATACACCAAATCGTTGCTCGATTTTATTTCATCAATAGTGCTCTCTTCAACTTACGGTTTAGGGGTTATGCTTTCGGCATTGAGCGTTTTGGTCATACAAGGCGGTATTACTCTCTTTGCTAGTTTACTCACGTTCTTAACATCGCCTGTTTACTTGAATGACTTGGTTGCCGTCGGTGGATTAATGGTTTTTGGGATTGGCTTGAGAATATTGGAAATAAAGGATCCGAAAGTTGGAAATTACCTACCTGCACTTTTGGTTTCACCTGTGCTCACCTTTCTTACAAGCTTCTTAAAATAA
- a CDS encoding class II SORL domain-containing protein: protein MIGDFVKSGDFKGEKHVPVICAPEKVKKGEWFEVEVSVGKEIPHPNTVEHHIAWIELYAMPEGAPYILRIGRYDFSPTLEEPFVKVKIKLEKTSKLIALSYCNIHGLWEGSADVVVEE from the coding sequence ATGATAGGTGATTTTGTAAAATCTGGTGATTTTAAAGGAGAAAAGCACGTTCCAGTTATTTGCGCTCCGGAAAAAGTTAAAAAGGGTGAGTGGTTTGAGGTAGAAGTATCTGTTGGAAAAGAGATTCCGCATCCAAACACAGTGGAACACCATATTGCATGGATCGAACTCTACGCTATGCCGGAAGGTGCACCGTACATCCTTAGAATAGGACGCTACGACTTTTCACCTACACTTGAGGAACCTTTTGTGAAGGTAAAAATAAAACTTGAAAAGACTTCAAAACTTATAGCTCTCTCATATTGTAACATCCATGGTCTTTGGGAAGGTTCAGCTGACGTTGTTGTAGAAGAATAA